Genomic DNA from Leishmania donovani BPK282A1 complete genome, chromosome 32:
caTTATTTCGAGCTGGAACACACTAACGCAGGGAATCTGGAACTGCATATTTTTGCTTTAGATTTCTttctccagcgccgcgggTGCCTGTGTGAGCGTGCTTGTGGGTCTTGTTAGCCGCTTGCTTGCTCCTCTCCGCCCACGTCGCCTCTCTGCAATCTCCCCGTCTCGCCCCCTTTTCTCCGCTAACGTTGTATACActcgagagagaaggggcaCTGAAAGACtcggacacacacacagcgcctccacggccGCTTATCTGCTGTTGAGCACGACGGTGATccgcgtatgtgtgtcttCTGCTCTGGAGAGGAACGAGGACCATAGAGAAGACCAAGAgtacaaaaaaaaagggacacacacacacacacgcgcgcgaagATTGCGGGGGAGGGctcagcggctgcgtcgtTGCGTGTTTTGCCCTCCTCTGGGCCGTTGTGCTTTAGTGCGTTTGGGCCCGCGCTTCAAGAGAGGAgccgcgccctcctccctcccctcccggccaaaaaaaaagaacgaaaaacaaagagcATCCGCGGAAACTgagaaaacaaacaaaaacggTGCTGCAGTCGACTGGAACGttgtccctccccccttctcatCATTTCTTCTGTTGAAGTCTTTTCTGTATTTGGCTTAGTGTTGGTGGCGGTATGTGCGTGTACATGGTTGGCTGCCGCACTCCTCTCAATACCTTTGGTTcccgtgcacacgcgtgtgcacgtgcgtctTTCTTCTTCTTGCCTCCCATGTAAGTGCTATTTTCTTTTCGTCTTGCTACCCACGAGCCGAAGCCTCCACATCGCTGTACAAGCTGAGCCTTGAAGTCGATGGAGGCCTACGAGATACTCGGCATCCTCGGCGAGGGCACCTACGGCGTGGTTGTCAAGGCCCGAAGCCGCGTAACGGGGAAGCTGGTCGCCATCAAGCGCTTTAAGCAGACAGAGCAGGATGAGCACGTCCGCAAGACCTCCTCCCGCGAAGTGCgcatgctgcagctgctgcagcaccccaACGTGATCCGCTTAGAGGACGTCTTCCGCAGGGAGGGTAAGCTCTACCTCGTGTTTGAGTTCATTGATCAAACGATCCTGCAGCTTCTGGAGAGCACCACGCGCGgtctccaccgccgcgaaCTGCGCCGCTACACCTACCAACTGCTGCGTGGTATCGAGTTCTGCCACAATCACAACGTCATACACCGCGACGTGAAGCCGGAAAATGTGCTCATCGACGAATCAGGACTGCTGAAGCTCTGCGACTTTGGCTTTGCTCGACAGACGTCGGCCAAAGGCAAGTACACAGACTACGTGGCAACGCGCTGGTACAGGGCGCCAGAGTTGCTCGTCGGAGACGTGGCCTACGGCAAGCCGGTGGACGTGTGGGCGCTAGGGTGCATGTTTGCGGAGCTCTCCGATGGGCAGCCACTCTTCCCCGGCGAGTCGGACCTAGACCAGCTATGCCTGATTATGCAGACCTGCGGGccagtgccgcagcgcctcgttTTCATCTTCATGCACAACCCGCTGTACAACGGCATCAGCTTCCCGCATACCGACATCCTGTACACGCTCAAGGAACGCTACCATCGCGAGTCGAACGACTGGCTCGAGTTCCTCAGCTCTTGTCTCCACACAGacccggcgcagcggctgacGTGCACGGAGCTCATGGAGCTCCCCTACTTCACGCGCGACGGCTTCCGAGATCGCTATGAAGCCGAGCTGCGGGCTGCAACGGGCCTGCCTCAGCTGCGGTCCACTCCTACGACGTCGGCGCCTTCGACACAGCGGCGTGCGCCGGATCAGGCAGTCGCCTTAGGAGGCGACCTCAAGGCAGACACCGTGGTGTCTCCACACGAGCGCCGCTCGAGTGAGATCATTTCACCGAAGCTGCAGGGAGAGCAACCGCCCACGGTCAAAAACAGCTCAagcgacacacacatctCGAAGACGGCGCTCAAGCccgccgcgcacgacgcCAACGCCGGCAAGGGCAAGGGAGCAGGTGCGCCAACGTTCACGTTGACGTCTCCACACAAGGCGGCGTCTGAGCATCCCGTGCAGCTGCCGATGATCCTCAACAGTAACTCGGAGAgggccgtcgctgcggcgctgacggaCTACTTGAATCAGATGCCCGCCTCTTCGAGCGCTGTGGTGTCGACACCATTACAGGCCACTCCAGCAGAGGTGGCCGGGGGCTTTACCAACGCTGATCTGCTCTCCCGCTCGTGTggggcggtgccgccaccgcagacATCGCAGATCACCAACCCATCAACTACGCGAGATAAAAATAGGAAGCGGAACGTCGGTTTAGCAGAGACCGAGCTACACCGACCCAGCAGCGCAAGCATCAGCGACGACACCGAGTACGCTGCGACGATAGACAGCAGCAAGGGTGAACCGGCCAAGCACATCAGCGACCATCCACGGGCATCGGCCACGCTTCCGCCCAACGGAGttctcggcagcggcggctctcACGAGCCGACGCGCGAAGGCGAAAAGACAAACGCGTCGCCACCGTTGCCGTCGCACGGGGTGGCAGAGAGCAGCATGCGGGTACTCCTGACAACCGCGGCACCAGGAAAGGATGATGgcgagacggcggtgctgagccACCGACCTTTGAAGCCGGCGTCAGCGGACAAagccgcggcaacggcggccacggcgtTTTCTTCGCCGACGCTCGCCGCTACCCACGGCGCCCCGCTGGCAGAGTGTCTGCAGGGCCTCCCCGCCCTGTCCCTGCACCTCCCGCGCCACTTGCAGCAGGAACGGCAGACACCAGTGGCCGAGCAGCCACAGTCGCACACCCCACTCTCCGCCGAGACCTCGATATCGTCTTTCCACGTCTGC
This window encodes:
- a CDS encoding mitogen-activated protein kinase, putative; its protein translation is MEAYEILGILGEGTYGVVVKARSRVTGKLVAIKRFKQTEQDEHVRKTSSREVRMLQLLQHPNVIRLEDVFRREGKLYLVFEFIDQTILQLLESTTRGLHRRELRRYTYQLLRGIEFCHNHNVIHRDVKPENVLIDESGLLKLCDFGFARQTSAKGKYTDYVATRWYRAPELLVGDVAYGKPVDVWALGCMFAELSDGQPLFPGESDLDQLCLIMQTCGPVPQRLVFIFMHNPLYNGISFPHTDILYTLKERYHRESNDWLEFLSSCLHTDPAQRLTCTELMELPYFTRDGFRDRYEAELRAATGLPQLRSTPTTSAPSTQRRAPDQAVALGGDLKADTVVSPHERRSSEIISPKLQGEQPPTVKNSSSDTHISKTALKPAAHDANAGKGKGAGAPTFTLTSPHKAASEHPVQLPMILNSNSERAVAAALTDYLNQMPASSSAVVSTPLQATPAEVAGGFTNADLLSRSCGAVPPPQTSQITNPSTTRDKNRKRNVGLAETELHRPSSASISDDTEYAATIDSSKGEPAKHISDHPRASATLPPNGVLGSGGSHEPTREGEKTNASPPLPSHGVAESSMRVLLTTAAPGKDDGETAVLSHRPLKPASADKAAATAATAFSSPTLAATHGAPLAECLQGLPALSLHLPRHLQQERQTPVAEQPQSHTPLSAETSISSFHVCRRNPLAAASTENDDVSRGKANIEPAGSSVANPRRGLSNSSVSTAASETKKRKSARHKRDTSRLHDQAVGPVSGSASRRSVPGNASDVVAYRAGFASVVNSLKSTVSQSLSYILGQQQRQPLLSPDSRGVHAADPHLHGVGAGPSVPDSTHNRNADAAGPQLRKERRSKPLAASTHALQGSDQRHRQQSQPRLDGPLHPDGGASQRATATLMALSALRNVSLPPPTKSAGDADKSSYGHHTRSHTNNNGGETVSPVVGGDGNGTQTCIASRARRPIAVCAVHGNNRDSDELISTRRVQKKNAVATHGRTGNGAVGPISCTDSSTTSSYQATSIMYGAPYHPFTRASKMDGEVGGAPQRQTLRRPKKKIADSRGSGIANITSSIGPRHSLARARQIQHQPQLAKEDGGSGDGKTPQFNAAAAASPYTSS